The following are from one region of the Bacteroidota bacterium genome:
- a CDS encoding STAS domain-containing protein has translation MNFSYTIPQTRPVAIIAMQGNLLDKDSSLQLLGDVDKLAADGHAHFIFDLTAMKLMNSTGLNVLIQALTHARRAGGEVVVACIPNKVRELLLLTRLNAVFHVYDTLDEARAHLNR, from the coding sequence ATGAACTTCTCCTACACCATACCGCAAACCCGGCCTGTGGCCATTATTGCCATGCAGGGCAATCTGCTCGATAAAGATTCATCGCTGCAACTGCTTGGCGATGTGGACAAGCTGGCTGCCGACGGGCATGCCCATTTCATTTTCGACCTTACGGCCATGAAGCTCATGAACAGTACCGGGCTTAATGTACTTATTCAGGCCCTTACACACGCCCGCCGTGCCGGTGGCGAAGTGGTGGTGGCCTGCATACCCAATAAAGTGCGCGAACTCCTGCTGCTTACACGCCTTAATGCGGTGTTTCATGTGTATGACACGCTTGACGAGGCCCGCGCTCACCTGAACCGATAA